CAGCATGGCGATAGCCATCAGCCGCGCATAAGCGACGCCGAAGGTGTCGTTTACCTGGGTGATGCCAACAGGGATCGTCATCATGTCTTCCGAGGTGACGACGAGGAATGGCCAGAAGAAGGCGTTCCAGACCGTGATGAACGTCACGATTGCCATGGCGGTGGTAATGCCCCAGTTCAAGGGTAGATAGACCTTGAAAAGAATGGTGTATTCGCCGCCACCATCCAGAACCACAGCCTCGCGCATCTCCTTCGGCACGCTGTCGAAGAACTGTTTGTAGACGATGATGACGATGGGCGTGATGAGTTGCGGCAGGATGATGCCCGCCCAGGTGTTGATGAGGTTGAGGTTCTTCATCAGGATGAACTGGGTGACCACAAGCGTTTGCGCCGGCACCATGAAACTCGCCAGCACGATACCGTAAAGCAGTCGCCTGCCCGGAAAGCGGATTTGCGACAGCGCATAGGCACACAACATCGAAATCAGCAGCACCGATACGGTGACGATCGCCGCCGTGCCGACGGAATTGATATACCAGTTCATCAACTTCGTATTGAAGATGGCGCTGACATAGGCGCTCAGCCGGAATTCATCGGGGATCAGCGATGTATTGCCCGCGACATTCTCATCCGAACGGATGGACGTCACAAATGTCCAGTAGAGCGGGAAAATCCAGACCAGTGCCGCAGAAAAGGTCAGCACGGTCAGGATAATGTTTTCTAGTCTTCTAGTGAGGCTCATGAGTTCCTCCGGATGCGCAGCAACTGGAACTGGAGAATGGAAACGATGACGATCAGCAGGAACAGCACGGTGGAAACGGCGGAAGCGTAACCACCATTGTTCAACTGGAACGCCTCGCGATAGACCTTCAGCAGAAGCACAAAACTGGAATTGAAGGGCCCACCGCCGCTCAGGAGATAGATCTGATCGAATATCTTCAGCTGCAGAATCAGTTGCAGGGTGAGAACCAGTGCCGTGACGGGCCAGAGAAGCGGCCATGTCACCCGCCAGAAGCGCTGCCAGGTCGTTGCGCCATCGAGAGACGCAGCCTCATAAAGCTCGGTCGGAATATTGCGCAATCCGGCTATGAAGAGCAGCACATTAAAGCCGTTCGTCCACCAGATGGTGACCACGGCGACCATCGGCATCACCCAATAGGGATTCTTGAAGACCGCGACCGGCTTTCCGGCAATCAGCGAGATCACTGGCTGGAGAATACCGAACTGCAGATCGAGCATCCACGCCCAGATTTCAGTGACGACAGAAACCGGCAGCACATAGGGCAGGAAGAAGAGGCTCATGGCGATCGTCTGCTTCACGCCCGACAGGCGGCTGACGGCGAGCGCGATCGTCAGGGCGATGACGGTCGTCGGAACAACGGTCAAAAGCACGAAATAGCCGTTGTTTTTCAAAGAGGTCACAAAGAGGCGGTCGCTTAGCAGCTTTGTGTAGTTCGCAAACCCCACCCAGTTGCCCTCACCGATCAAGGGTGCATCGGTGAAGCTGATGCGCACCATCTCGATCAGCGGATAAAGGAAAAAAGTGGCGAAGACCACGATGAACGGCGTCACCATCGACAGCGCGATCAGCGATTTCTTGCGCCGGTTTTCAATCATAGCCATGAACGGTCTCCGGGACATTACGCATTGCAGGGCAACCCTCCGGCCAGAGACCGGAGGGTTGGTTTCCTGTTACTTCAGCTTGCTTTGGAGCTCTTCCTTGATCTGCTCCACCGCATCCGTGCCGCTCATGAAGCCCTGAATCGCCGGAGCGATGACATTGAGAGCGGCATCATAGGCGGGCGAGGCAACACCGGTGATCGTGGTTTTCGGATCGAACTCCGCCGCTTCCGCGAGCGACGCATAGGTGGCATTCGGCTGCATCGCCTTGTAGTCACTGCTTTCAGTGATCGATTTATAGGCCGGGATATGACCGGCATCGGCCCAGCTGATGGCGTGTTTTTCCATCCAGCCGATCACTTTCATCACGGCAGCGCGCTTCTCGCCGGAAACGGTCTTGTCACCCTGGTTGGGAATGGCAAAGGCGTGCGAATCCGCCCAGGTGGCGCGTTTGCCCATGAAGGGCGGCACCTCGACCGCGCTCCACTTGAAGCCCAGCTTGCCGTTTTTCTCGAGATCCTTGTAAGTCGGCACTTCCCAGACGCCGTTCAGCTGGAAGGCGGATTTTCCGGCGGAGAAGAGTGCAACGGAGGCCGGATATTCGGCCTGTTCCGGCGCCCAGCTGTTTTCGCGCCATTTCGACATGGTGTCGATCGCTTTTGCGGCTTTCTCGGCATTGTCGCCGGCCAGCACCTCGCCATTGGTGACCAGTTCGCCGCCCTGTTGCGAGAACAACGTATAGAAGACGCGCCAGACACCGGCTTCGCCGCCGGACTGATAGGTGACCGGCGTCTGGACGCCCTTTTCTTTCGCCCAGGCCAGCGCCTTTTCGAAATCATCCATTGACTTGATGCCGGTGAGCTTGCCTTCGGCATCGAGATAGGGCGAGCCTTTGAGAAGATCGGCGTTGTAATAAAGAACAAGCGCGTGAATATCGAAAGGCACGGCATAAAGCTTGCCATCATGAGTGGCCGCCTCGAGCGGCGCGCTGAAGAAATCGTCCTTCTTCAGGCCGGCCTCCTCAAGGTCCTTGTCGGTAATCTCGCTCAGCACCTTTTCCTGCAGGGCAAGCGGCGCGCGCGACAGGTGGTAGGTCATGACATCGGGGCCCTCCCCGACGGCAGAGGCGGTCCGCACCTTGGTATAGAAGGGCACGCCCCATTCCAGCGTTGTTCCCTTGACCTGGATATCCGGGTGCTCCTTGTTGAAGGCATCGATCAGCGCCTTCATGCGCACGCCGTCACCGCCGGACAGAAAATCCCACCA
This is a stretch of genomic DNA from Agrobacterium fabrum str. C58. It encodes these proteins:
- a CDS encoding carbohydrate ABC transporter permease, with product MSLTRRLENIILTVLTFSAALVWIFPLYWTFVTSIRSDENVAGNTSLIPDEFRLSAYVSAIFNTKLMNWYINSVGTAAIVTVSVLLISMLCAYALSQIRFPGRRLLYGIVLASFMVPAQTLVVTQFILMKNLNLINTWAGIILPQLITPIVIIVYKQFFDSVPKEMREAVVLDGGGEYTILFKVYLPLNWGITTAMAIVTFITVWNAFFWPFLVVTSEDMMTIPVGITQVNDTFGVAYARLMAIAMLAALPVIIAYVVFQRRVTEAIMISSGVKG
- a CDS encoding carbohydrate ABC transporter permease, with the translated sequence MAMIENRRKKSLIALSMVTPFIVVFATFFLYPLIEMVRISFTDAPLIGEGNWVGFANYTKLLSDRLFVTSLKNNGYFVLLTVVPTTVIALTIALAVSRLSGVKQTIAMSLFFLPYVLPVSVVTEIWAWMLDLQFGILQPVISLIAGKPVAVFKNPYWVMPMVAVVTIWWTNGFNVLLFIAGLRNIPTELYEAASLDGATTWQRFWRVTWPLLWPVTALVLTLQLILQLKIFDQIYLLSGGGPFNSSFVLLLKVYREAFQLNNGGYASAVSTVLFLLIVIVSILQFQLLRIRRNS
- a CDS encoding extracellular solute-binding protein, which codes for MRLIKTLLVGTVLGLTALPALAKQDIVWWDFLSGGDGVRMKALIDAFNKEHPDIQVKGTTLEWGVPFYTKVRTASAVGEGPDVMTYHLSRAPLALQEKVLSEITDKDLEEAGLKKDDFFSAPLEAATHDGKLYAVPFDIHALVLYYNADLLKGSPYLDAEGKLTGIKSMDDFEKALAWAKEKGVQTPVTYQSGGEAGVWRVFYTLFSQQGGELVTNGEVLAGDNAEKAAKAIDTMSKWRENSWAPEQAEYPASVALFSAGKSAFQLNGVWEVPTYKDLEKNGKLGFKWSAVEVPPFMGKRATWADSHAFAIPNQGDKTVSGEKRAAVMKVIGWMEKHAISWADAGHIPAYKSITESSDYKAMQPNATYASLAEAAEFDPKTTITGVASPAYDAALNVIAPAIQGFMSGTDAVEQIKEELQSKLK